One segment of Nocardioides sp. QY071 DNA contains the following:
- a CDS encoding MFS transporter encodes MPRASRWFVLAAFALLVSATQILWLTFAPIARQSHDALGVSEGAVGDLAIINPLVFVLLAIPAGRWLDRWFSTALAAGALLTAIGAVLRMVDTSSYATIFVGQLVMSLGQPFVLNASTKVAARYFPPLERTAAISVASAAQFGGILVAALTGGALVDAGGLGLVLHLQAGFAVTAAAAVLVAGRVPASYALGATGETSLRWLRRDPLMLRLAGLLFIGVGVFNAVATWLDTILVDLGHPGAAGTLLAVMTISGVGGAVVLPGLAARRGRRRALLLTTTLISAVAFLAIALALAVVPGVLLVAVLLALVGFVLLSGLPVALDWSELQSGPDRAGTATGFLLLAGNLGGVVLVLVVQAALGNPYLALATMSVVVMPGLLLAPGCPGMSCPTSTTTAAGRKSWLRQRQCHDDRWQRTPGPAWCQADQARRAPCRLRYERAAGSAIRSGAPNNRTRRTLVAVDMRRSAPSPQSTCLREATSRHSTRLELGSKRRSMSRRGELNRRASTRGDVPPGGAADLLTWESVSVGPKRVESARDELELDRFRLRIRRSSSGVGAHTARRQPGSRVDASRPPASRTRSAKSPQIVPKSHAVSSIYKRLGIGVCAGQARSSATASISHQDPEIPRILPLVLLEAAVRPGQSPDWRSLSPLSPQDGLRQLGDRVAGPVLCRGPRV; translated from the coding sequence GTGCCCCGTGCCAGCCGTTGGTTCGTGCTCGCTGCCTTCGCCCTGCTGGTCAGCGCCACCCAAATCCTCTGGCTGACCTTCGCCCCGATAGCCCGGCAGTCCCACGACGCGCTCGGTGTCTCGGAGGGAGCGGTCGGCGACCTCGCGATCATCAACCCGCTGGTCTTCGTCCTGCTCGCGATCCCGGCTGGGCGCTGGCTGGACCGGTGGTTCAGCACCGCATTGGCCGCCGGAGCGCTGCTCACCGCTATCGGCGCCGTGCTTCGGATGGTCGACACCTCGTCGTACGCAACGATCTTCGTCGGTCAACTGGTGATGTCCCTCGGACAGCCGTTCGTGCTCAACGCCAGCACCAAGGTGGCCGCTCGCTACTTCCCACCGCTCGAGCGGACCGCGGCGATCTCGGTCGCCAGTGCCGCCCAGTTCGGCGGCATCTTGGTCGCTGCGTTGACCGGAGGGGCGTTGGTGGACGCCGGTGGCCTCGGGTTGGTGCTCCACCTCCAGGCAGGCTTTGCGGTGACGGCGGCTGCGGCAGTGCTGGTGGCGGGCCGTGTGCCCGCCTCGTACGCGCTCGGCGCAACCGGCGAAACGTCGCTGAGGTGGCTGCGCCGCGATCCGCTGATGTTGCGTCTGGCCGGCCTGCTCTTCATCGGGGTCGGCGTGTTCAACGCCGTGGCCACCTGGCTGGACACGATCCTCGTTGACCTGGGTCACCCCGGTGCGGCCGGCACCCTCCTTGCGGTGATGACGATCTCCGGTGTCGGCGGCGCCGTCGTGCTGCCAGGGCTCGCCGCGCGCCGCGGCCGGCGACGCGCGCTGCTGCTCACGACCACGCTGATCAGCGCCGTTGCGTTCCTGGCCATTGCCCTTGCTCTCGCCGTGGTGCCCGGCGTGCTGCTCGTCGCCGTCCTGCTGGCGCTCGTCGGGTTCGTGCTCCTCTCAGGCCTGCCAGTGGCGCTGGACTGGTCGGAGCTGCAGTCGGGTCCCGATCGAGCCGGCACGGCCACAGGGTTCCTGCTGCTCGCCGGCAACCTGGGCGGAGTGGTGCTGGTGCTGGTCGTACAGGCAGCCCTCGGCAACCCCTACCTGGCGCTGGCCACGATGTCGGTGGTCGTGATGCCGGGCCTGCTGCTCGCGCCCGGTTGCCCAGGCATGTCATGTCCCACATCGACGACGACCGCCGCCGGTCGGAAGAGTTGGCTTCGCCAACGTCAATGCCATGATGACCGGTGGCAGCGGACTCCCGGGCCGGCTTGGTGCCAGGCCGACCAGGCTCGGCGAGCCCCGTGCCGGCTCCGGTACGAGCGGGCGGCGGGTTCGGCGATTCGAAGCGGGGCCCCGAACAACCGGACGCGCCGAACGCTCGTGGCTGTGGATATGCGTCGCTCGGCTCCCTCCCCTCAGTCCACCTGCCTGCGCGAGGCGACGTCGCGTCATTCGACGCGGCTCGAACTCGGCTCAAAACGTCGGTCAATGAGCCGGCGTGGCGAGCTGAACCGACGGGCGTCGACCCGAGGCGACGTGCCTCCGGGAGGTGCCGCTGACCTGCTAACTTGGGAGTCAGTGAGCGTCGGCCCCAAGCGCGTCGAGTCGGCGCGAGACGAACTCGAATTGGATCGATTCAGACTACGGATCAGAAGGTCGTCCAGCGGCGTAGGTGCTCACACAGCCCGCCGCCAGCCAGGCTCGAGAGTCGACGCGAGCAGACCGCCCGCCAGCCGCACACGGTCCGCAAAAAGTCCGCAAATTGTTCCGAAGTCGCACGCTGTGTCCAGCATCTACAAGCGGCTCGGAATCGGCGTTTGCGCAGGTCAGGCGCGGAGTTCCGCAACTGCCAGCATCAGTCACCAAGACCCAGAAATCCCTCGAATCCTCCCCCTGGTACTACTAGAGGCCGCTGTTCGCCCAGGTCAGAGCCCTGACTGGCGCTCGCTGTCCCCATTGAGTCCCCAAGATGGCCTTCGCCAGCTGGGAGACCGCGTTGCGGGTCCGGTCCTCTGCCGTGGGCCACGGGTGTGA
- a CDS encoding aldehyde dehydrogenase family protein, whose amino-acid sequence MPSHPELITLRRPADGAAVGTYRTVDEHGVREAVAVAAEAAPAWAALHPRARGELMAELARLMGRDAELLARLDSEDGGKPVTDCVSGDVPSAIEAIRWFAEAADKVSGSVAPTDGGALGITTRHPIGVVAAVVPWNYPLAMAAWKIGPALASGNCLLLKPAEATPRSVQHLAALAADAGLPTGVLTVLPGHGAVTGRALAEDPLVRAISFTGSQITGRQILAGAAASNFKRVSLEMGGKSPQILMRDALSFGEELFEEMAVSAFLSSGQNCTAGSRVYVDAAIFDEVVQRFVTAAEKLVLGDPGDPRTQMGPLINRAALERAEAAVSDAVTRGAALLTGGAAVPVVPGGHYLPATVVANAPRDCAVSQEELFAPVVTVSPFREEDEVIALANDTEYGLAASVWSRDVDTALRVARRVEAGVVSVNCYSEGDITTPFGGWKQSGFGGAEKSLVAFDQWTLPKVTWLRTRIKED is encoded by the coding sequence ATGCCTTCGCATCCGGAGCTCATCACTCTGCGACGTCCCGCGGACGGGGCTGCCGTCGGGACGTACCGCACCGTCGACGAGCATGGCGTGCGGGAGGCGGTCGCGGTCGCCGCCGAGGCAGCCCCAGCCTGGGCCGCGCTGCATCCGCGGGCGCGAGGCGAGCTGATGGCCGAGCTGGCCCGACTGATGGGGCGCGACGCAGAGCTGCTGGCGAGGCTGGACTCCGAGGACGGCGGCAAGCCAGTCACCGACTGCGTCAGCGGCGACGTACCCAGCGCCATCGAGGCGATCCGCTGGTTCGCCGAGGCCGCAGACAAGGTGTCTGGGTCGGTCGCACCCACTGACGGCGGTGCCTTGGGCATCACCACGCGGCACCCGATCGGCGTGGTTGCGGCCGTCGTGCCCTGGAACTACCCGCTGGCGATGGCGGCCTGGAAGATCGGACCCGCCCTGGCATCTGGCAACTGCCTGCTGCTGAAACCGGCCGAGGCCACACCTCGCTCGGTGCAACACCTTGCCGCGCTCGCGGCCGATGCCGGCCTCCCGACCGGAGTCCTCACCGTGCTACCCGGACACGGAGCGGTGACAGGCCGAGCGTTGGCGGAGGACCCGCTGGTCCGCGCGATCTCGTTCACCGGTTCGCAGATCACCGGGCGACAGATCCTGGCCGGCGCCGCGGCCTCGAACTTCAAGCGGGTCTCGCTCGAGATGGGAGGAAAGAGCCCCCAGATCCTGATGCGCGACGCTCTCTCGTTCGGCGAAGAGCTGTTCGAGGAGATGGCCGTCTCCGCATTCCTCAGCAGCGGCCAGAACTGCACAGCGGGCTCACGGGTGTACGTGGACGCCGCAATCTTCGACGAAGTCGTCCAACGCTTCGTCACGGCCGCGGAGAAGCTGGTCCTCGGCGACCCGGGCGACCCTCGCACCCAGATGGGGCCGCTGATCAACCGCGCCGCACTCGAACGCGCGGAGGCCGCCGTGAGCGACGCCGTGACGCGGGGAGCTGCCCTGCTCACCGGTGGCGCCGCGGTGCCGGTCGTGCCAGGTGGCCACTACCTGCCCGCAACCGTCGTCGCGAACGCGCCGCGTGACTGTGCAGTGTCCCAAGAGGAGCTCTTCGCTCCTGTCGTCACCGTGTCACCCTTCCGCGAAGAGGACGAGGTCATCGCCCTTGCCAACGACACCGAGTACGGGCTCGCCGCCTCGGTGTGGTCCCGCGACGTCGACACGGCACTGCGGGTCGCCCGGCGGGTGGAGGCGGGAGTGGTCTCGGTCAACTGCTACAGCGAGGGCGACATCACCACCCCGTTCGGTGGCTGGAAGCAGTCCGGCTTCGGCGGAGCCGAGAAGTCACTCGTGGCCTTCGACCAGTGGACCCTGCCCAAGGTGACCTGGCTGCGCACCCGGATCAAGGAGGACTGA
- a CDS encoding acetoacetate--CoA ligase produces the protein MSTPELLTSPTPEAVERARVQGFLHWLATERSTTLATWEELHAWSVAELEQFWAAVWDYFGVRAHAPYDAVLVERTMPGTQWFPGARLNYAEHCLGLPEDADRVAVVAVSQTRERREVTFAQLADEVRRVRAGLQRLGVGPGDRVAAYLPNIPETLVAFLATASLGAVWASCAPEFGALAVADRFAQVEPKVLLAVAGYTYGDKPVDRRSEVAEIRAALPTVEHVVHVPYGPEVLPDSTPWTELTVETAEALAFAPVPFDHPLCILFSSGTTGKPKAIVHRHGGILLEHLKNHAFHWDLGPDDRLLWFTTTAWMMWNTLVSALLVRSSVVMIDGNPLHPDLREQWRLAAETGATLMGASPGYLMACRKDGVRPAEELDLSRLRQIGAAGSPLPAEGFRWVAEQFGDRVLLNVGSGGTDVCTGLVQASPLQPVWVGEMTYPSLGVDLHAYDDAGRPVVGDVGELVIASPMPSMPVGFWGDADGERFRAAYFDTFPGVFQFGDWCRFSEVGSCVITGRSDATLNRGGVRLGTAEFYRALQDVPEITDSVVVHLEDPEGGLGRLLLFVVPAAGVEVDDSLRRHLAATLRTALSPRHVPDEIVAVPAVPYSRTGKKLEVPVKRILRGGDPDTVASAGALLDPGALDAFAAFRDESTR, from the coding sequence ATGAGCACGCCCGAGCTGCTGACCAGTCCCACGCCCGAGGCCGTGGAACGCGCACGGGTGCAGGGCTTCCTGCACTGGCTCGCCACCGAACGCAGTACGACGCTCGCCACCTGGGAGGAGCTGCACGCCTGGTCGGTCGCCGAGCTCGAGCAGTTCTGGGCGGCGGTGTGGGACTACTTCGGCGTCCGCGCGCACGCGCCGTACGACGCCGTGCTGGTCGAGCGCACCATGCCCGGCACGCAGTGGTTCCCCGGCGCCCGCCTCAACTACGCCGAGCACTGCCTCGGCCTGCCCGAGGACGCCGACCGCGTCGCGGTCGTGGCCGTGAGCCAGACCCGCGAGCGCCGCGAGGTCACCTTCGCCCAGCTCGCCGACGAGGTACGACGTGTGCGCGCCGGCCTGCAGCGCCTGGGCGTCGGTCCGGGTGACCGGGTGGCGGCGTACCTCCCCAACATCCCCGAGACCCTCGTCGCCTTCCTCGCCACCGCCAGCCTCGGCGCGGTCTGGGCGAGCTGCGCCCCGGAGTTCGGCGCGCTCGCCGTGGCCGACCGGTTCGCGCAGGTGGAGCCGAAGGTGCTGCTCGCCGTCGCCGGCTACACGTACGGCGACAAGCCGGTCGACCGGCGCAGCGAGGTCGCCGAGATCCGGGCCGCGCTGCCCACCGTCGAGCACGTCGTCCACGTGCCCTACGGCCCGGAGGTCCTGCCGGACAGCACGCCCTGGACCGAGCTCACCGTCGAGACCGCCGAAGCGCTCGCCTTCGCGCCGGTCCCGTTCGACCACCCGCTGTGCATCCTCTTCTCCTCGGGCACCACCGGGAAGCCGAAGGCGATCGTGCACCGCCACGGCGGGATCCTGCTCGAGCACCTCAAGAACCACGCCTTCCACTGGGACCTCGGCCCCGACGACCGGCTGCTCTGGTTCACCACCACCGCCTGGATGATGTGGAACACCCTGGTCTCCGCGCTGCTCGTCCGCTCGTCGGTGGTGATGATCGACGGCAACCCGCTGCACCCCGACCTGCGCGAGCAGTGGCGGCTCGCCGCCGAGACCGGCGCGACCCTGATGGGTGCGAGCCCGGGCTACCTGATGGCCTGCCGCAAGGACGGCGTCCGCCCGGCCGAGGAGCTCGACCTGTCGCGGCTGCGCCAGATCGGCGCGGCCGGGAGCCCTCTTCCCGCCGAGGGATTCCGCTGGGTCGCCGAGCAGTTCGGTGACCGGGTGCTGCTCAACGTCGGCAGCGGCGGCACCGACGTGTGCACCGGCCTGGTCCAGGCCTCGCCGCTGCAGCCGGTCTGGGTGGGGGAGATGACCTACCCGAGCCTCGGCGTCGACCTCCACGCGTACGACGACGCCGGGCGCCCGGTCGTCGGCGACGTCGGCGAGCTGGTGATCGCCTCCCCGATGCCGTCGATGCCGGTCGGCTTCTGGGGCGATGCGGACGGCGAGCGGTTCCGGGCGGCGTACTTCGACACGTTCCCGGGCGTCTTCCAGTTCGGCGACTGGTGCCGCTTCTCCGAGGTCGGCTCCTGCGTGATCACCGGCCGCTCCGACGCGACCCTCAACCGCGGCGGCGTCCGGCTCGGCACCGCGGAGTTCTACCGCGCCCTGCAGGACGTCCCCGAGATCACCGACAGCGTCGTCGTGCACCTCGAGGACCCCGAGGGCGGACTCGGAAGGCTGCTGCTGTTCGTGGTCCCGGCCGCCGGGGTCGAGGTCGACGACAGCCTCCGCCGACACCTGGCGGCCACCCTGCGCACCGCGCTGTCACCGCGGCACGTGCCCGACGAGATCGTCGCCGTACCGGCCGTTCCCTACAGCCGCACGGGCAAGAAGCTCGAGGTCCCGGTCAAGCGGATCCTGCGCGGCGGCGACCCCGACACGGTCGCCTCCGCCGGTGCGCTGCTCGACCCGGGCGCCCTCGACGCCTTCGCCGCCTTCCGCGACGAGAGCACGCGGTGA
- a CDS encoding NAD(P)/FAD-dependent oxidoreductase, translating to MGTAAQTFDEATLREALESANLPTLLMVMFQLTGDRRWTSEPYRPQRAKGMSDNDTGGFAPEIQDEVRSAAFDILQDWRNGRPVAVPLPDDELLVELIATCVGEEVPSEFGPMFAEDMRASLEGDRPHPHVEDGVDLSVIVVGAGISGLAAAVELKAAGIRATVFEKNPDVGGTWWENRYPGCGVDTPSHVYSLSYQPRRWSTYYGKRDEVLDYVRDVARKTGVVDQVQFETDVESAVWDEGAKRWTVTTRTAEGVVAEHVANVVITAVGQLNRPAVPTIPGAATFAGRQFHSAEWPEGFDVAGLRVGVVGSGASAMQIVPAVADRVSSLTVFQRSPQWIAPSFNYSSPVPEPVHWLMDNLPNYQLWYRLRLSWLINDRLYPSLQIDPAWPHPERSINAHNDGHRRALTRYIQDELAGRDDLLEKSLPTYPPFGKRMLIDNGWYAALRKDGVELVTDGVASIDETGLTTTAGQHVELDVIVYATGFEAKKMLYPMDIRGRDGVSIRERWGDEDAKAYLGLTVPDFPNLMVMYGPNLNLGHGGSYMFAGECQARYIAQMCAILTERRMASFEVRRDVHDDYNARVDAQHARMIWSHRGMDTWYRNSAGRIVTNSPWRVVDYWNMTREVNADDFVLEPATDDEFAQMLG from the coding sequence ATGGGCACTGCCGCCCAGACATTCGACGAAGCGACGTTGCGCGAAGCGCTCGAGTCCGCCAACCTGCCGACACTGCTCATGGTCATGTTCCAGCTGACGGGCGACCGCCGCTGGACCAGCGAGCCCTACCGACCGCAGCGCGCCAAGGGTATGAGCGACAACGACACCGGAGGCTTCGCTCCGGAGATCCAGGACGAGGTGCGCTCTGCTGCCTTCGACATCCTCCAGGATTGGCGCAACGGGCGTCCTGTGGCGGTTCCCCTCCCTGACGACGAGCTGCTCGTCGAGCTGATCGCGACGTGTGTGGGAGAGGAGGTCCCGTCTGAGTTCGGTCCGATGTTCGCGGAGGACATGCGAGCCAGCCTCGAGGGCGACCGCCCACACCCTCATGTCGAGGACGGTGTAGACCTGTCCGTGATCGTCGTCGGCGCCGGCATCTCGGGTCTCGCGGCCGCCGTGGAGCTGAAGGCCGCTGGCATCCGCGCCACGGTCTTCGAGAAGAATCCTGACGTCGGCGGCACTTGGTGGGAGAACAGGTACCCGGGTTGCGGCGTGGACACGCCAAGTCACGTCTATTCGCTCTCCTACCAGCCCCGGCGATGGTCGACCTACTACGGCAAGCGCGACGAGGTCCTCGACTACGTCCGCGACGTGGCGCGCAAGACGGGTGTCGTCGACCAGGTTCAGTTCGAGACCGACGTCGAGTCTGCGGTCTGGGACGAGGGCGCCAAGCGCTGGACTGTCACCACGCGCACCGCGGAAGGGGTGGTCGCGGAGCATGTCGCGAACGTGGTGATCACGGCGGTGGGTCAGCTGAATCGACCGGCGGTCCCGACGATCCCCGGGGCCGCGACCTTCGCGGGTAGGCAGTTCCACTCCGCGGAGTGGCCCGAGGGCTTCGACGTTGCGGGGCTGCGCGTCGGCGTTGTCGGGTCCGGTGCGAGCGCCATGCAGATCGTCCCGGCCGTGGCCGACCGCGTCTCGTCCCTGACCGTCTTCCAGCGCTCCCCCCAGTGGATCGCGCCGAGCTTCAACTACTCCAGCCCCGTTCCAGAGCCCGTGCACTGGCTCATGGACAACCTCCCCAACTACCAGCTCTGGTACCGCTTGCGATTGTCGTGGTTGATCAACGACCGCTTGTATCCCTCGCTGCAGATCGACCCCGCGTGGCCGCACCCGGAGCGGTCGATCAATGCGCACAATGACGGACACCGCCGTGCGCTGACGCGCTACATCCAGGACGAACTCGCCGGCCGCGACGACCTGCTCGAGAAGTCACTTCCGACGTACCCGCCTTTCGGCAAACGCATGCTCATCGACAACGGGTGGTATGCGGCGCTCCGAAAGGACGGGGTCGAGCTGGTCACGGACGGTGTCGCGTCCATCGACGAGACCGGCCTCACGACGACCGCAGGTCAGCACGTGGAGCTCGACGTCATCGTCTACGCCACCGGCTTCGAGGCAAAGAAGATGCTGTATCCGATGGACATCCGGGGCCGTGACGGCGTGTCGATCCGCGAGCGATGGGGCGACGAGGACGCCAAGGCATACCTGGGCCTGACTGTCCCGGACTTCCCCAACCTGATGGTGATGTACGGCCCGAACCTCAATCTCGGTCACGGCGGCAGCTACATGTTCGCGGGCGAGTGCCAGGCGAGGTACATCGCTCAGATGTGCGCGATCCTCACCGAGCGCCGCATGGCGTCCTTCGAGGTCCGCAGGGACGTGCACGATGACTACAACGCCCGGGTCGACGCCCAGCACGCGCGGATGATCTGGAGCCATCGGGGCATGGACACCTGGTACCGCAACTCCGCAGGCCGGATCGTGACCAACTCGCCATGGCGTGTCGTGGACTACTGGAACATGACTCGCGAGGTCAACGCCGATGACTTCGTCCTCGAGCCCGCGACCGACGACGAGTTCGCGCAGATGCTGGGCTGA
- a CDS encoding AMP-binding protein, producing MSEPGVDDLTIGGLLDRAARLWPDRSAYVHDGRRLTWSELAEEVDRHTRAFMALGVRPGDRVSLWMGNTLSWVLVELGLVRAGAVVVPVNTGFTVAEAAYVVAQSDSVVLVTSSTLRGRNLADEARQIVQSPGVSVRALVTMGPTESDSMDIATLLSGAESVSRHESAARAAAVRPDDIVLMLYTSGTTGFPKGVMHSHRVIGNMDDAAERLRLSEEDVAVMYLPLFHIFALAATVTFMVRGAALVLMEVFEAGASLDLMEKERATLAYGVAPHYLDQIRHPTFADRDLSTLRLCLAPGSADLVRTVSAHMGPAISVYGMTETTSMTSLGEVDDSLERRAETVGRTLPRSTVKVVDDRGQDVAPGVVGHLLVKGPPVMQGYYKMSEATADAIVDGWFHTGDAVAVDADGYLRFAGRIKEIYKVGGENVDPIEVESALMRHPAVAFASAQGVPDERLGEVGLAHVTLLPGQLLDIAELRAFLRGQLAAFKVPRHVVVVDELPMTATGKVRKFVLREQFLSS from the coding sequence GTGAGCGAGCCCGGCGTGGACGACCTCACGATCGGTGGCCTTCTCGACCGCGCGGCGCGACTGTGGCCGGATCGCTCGGCCTACGTCCACGACGGGCGGCGGCTCACTTGGTCCGAGCTGGCCGAAGAGGTCGACCGGCACACCCGTGCCTTTATGGCGTTGGGGGTGAGGCCCGGTGACCGGGTGTCCCTGTGGATGGGCAACACGCTGAGCTGGGTGTTGGTCGAGCTCGGGCTCGTTCGGGCCGGCGCCGTCGTGGTGCCCGTCAACACCGGGTTCACCGTGGCCGAGGCGGCGTACGTGGTGGCGCAGTCGGACTCGGTCGTGCTCGTCACCTCATCGACCTTGCGGGGACGGAACCTGGCCGACGAGGCTCGCCAGATCGTGCAGAGTCCGGGCGTCTCGGTGCGTGCGCTCGTGACGATGGGGCCGACGGAGTCCGACAGCATGGACATCGCGACCTTGCTGTCGGGCGCCGAATCCGTGAGCCGTCACGAATCGGCAGCGCGAGCCGCCGCCGTCCGCCCGGACGACATCGTCCTCATGCTGTACACCTCGGGCACGACAGGCTTCCCGAAGGGCGTCATGCACTCGCACCGCGTCATCGGCAACATGGATGATGCGGCGGAGCGGCTCAGGCTCAGCGAAGAGGACGTCGCGGTGATGTACCTGCCGCTCTTCCACATCTTCGCCCTTGCCGCAACGGTGACCTTCATGGTCCGCGGGGCCGCGTTGGTCCTCATGGAGGTGTTCGAAGCCGGTGCCTCGCTCGACCTGATGGAGAAGGAGCGGGCGACCCTCGCCTATGGGGTCGCACCTCACTATCTCGACCAGATCCGCCATCCGACCTTCGCCGACCGCGACCTGTCGACCTTGCGACTGTGCTTGGCCCCCGGGTCGGCCGACCTCGTTCGCACGGTCTCGGCGCACATGGGCCCGGCGATCAGCGTGTACGGCATGACCGAGACCACTTCCATGACGTCGCTCGGGGAGGTCGATGACTCCTTGGAGAGGCGTGCTGAGACCGTGGGTCGGACTCTGCCGCGCTCGACCGTCAAGGTCGTCGACGACCGCGGTCAAGACGTGGCGCCGGGAGTCGTGGGACACCTGCTCGTCAAGGGCCCGCCCGTCATGCAGGGCTATTACAAGATGTCTGAGGCAACAGCCGATGCCATCGTCGACGGGTGGTTCCACACCGGTGACGCCGTCGCGGTCGATGCCGATGGCTACCTGCGGTTCGCAGGGAGGATCAAGGAGATCTACAAGGTCGGCGGGGAGAACGTCGACCCGATCGAGGTGGAGTCCGCCCTGATGCGCCATCCCGCCGTAGCCTTCGCGTCGGCGCAGGGCGTGCCCGACGAGCGGCTGGGCGAGGTCGGCCTGGCGCACGTCACCCTGCTTCCGGGCCAGTTGCTCGACATCGCTGAACTGCGTGCGTTCCTCCGTGGGCAGCTGGCCGCGTTCAAGGTTCCGCGCCACGTGGTCGTGGTCGACGAGCTGCCGATGACTGCCACCGGCAAGGTCCGCAAGTTCGTCCTCCGAGAGCAGTTCCTCAGCTCGTGA
- a CDS encoding enoyl-CoA hydratase/isomerase family protein produces MATTIRLEVDDAVAVATLARPEKLNALSRSVVAELTAVVERLAADPAVRVLVLQGQGRMFSAGADVDEFRHAFGADAVDPDLTEADAREGTRLTDALAAPELVTIAAVHGAAIGGAAAVVAACDLRIMAKGSKIVVPELVMGFPLAWGAVPRLVEQLGASVVRDLLLTCRPLGSDEALARGFAARVVPADELEDSALELARLVASRPAFGVTAGLRRIAALSTQAQADDDAITLGRAATDPAVVAATRAYLESL; encoded by the coding sequence ATGGCGACGACGATCCGGCTCGAGGTCGACGACGCTGTCGCTGTCGCGACCTTGGCCCGCCCGGAGAAGCTGAACGCCCTGAGCCGATCCGTCGTGGCAGAGCTGACCGCCGTCGTCGAGCGGCTGGCGGCGGACCCGGCGGTGCGGGTGCTCGTCCTGCAGGGGCAGGGACGCATGTTCTCGGCCGGGGCCGACGTCGACGAGTTCCGGCATGCGTTCGGGGCGGACGCCGTCGATCCGGATCTCACGGAGGCAGACGCGCGCGAGGGCACGCGGCTCACTGACGCCCTGGCCGCGCCCGAGCTCGTCACGATCGCCGCCGTCCACGGGGCGGCCATCGGCGGCGCGGCGGCGGTGGTGGCGGCGTGCGACCTGCGCATCATGGCCAAAGGCTCGAAGATCGTGGTGCCTGAGCTGGTGATGGGCTTTCCCCTGGCTTGGGGTGCCGTGCCGCGCTTGGTCGAACAGCTCGGCGCATCCGTCGTTCGGGACCTGCTCCTCACCTGCCGTCCACTCGGAAGCGACGAAGCGCTCGCGCGCGGGTTCGCCGCCCGAGTCGTTCCTGCTGATGAGCTCGAGGACTCCGCCCTCGAGCTGGCTCGTCTGGTTGCGTCACGTCCGGCTTTCGGGGTCACCGCCGGCCTGCGTCGCATCGCGGCCCTGTCCACCCAGGCCCAGGCTGACGACGACGCGATCACCCTGGGGCGCGCCGCGACCGATCCGGCGGTCGTCGCCGCGACGCGGGCCTATCTCGAATCCCTGTGA
- a CDS encoding acetyl-CoA C-acyltransferase, translating to MPEAVIVAAARTPIGRAFKGSLTTVRADDLAGGIIDAAMKKVPQLDRAEVVDVMMGAVSQTREQGMNVARNAAALGGLPDTVPGTTVNRGCGSSLQTIRMAHQAIATGEGHAFVAAGVESVSRVAGFYEEDAMNPRFLDRSLPNYINDMYIPMGQTAENVAAKWGLSRRELDDFALLSQQRAAKAIADGFYAREITPVTLPDGSIVDRDDCPRPETTLEGLASLKPSFREDGVVTAGNSCPLNDGAAAVVVMSDVRAKELGITPLARIIGSAVTGLAPEIMGVGPIKAVGELLDRHKMSIKDVDVVELNEAFAAQVLPICAELGISVEDQLNPHGGSIAVGHPFGMTGARIMNTLINDLQTLDKQIGIETMCVGGGMGIAMMIERLS from the coding sequence ATGCCCGAAGCAGTCATCGTCGCCGCCGCCCGAACGCCCATTGGGCGCGCCTTCAAGGGATCGCTGACCACGGTCCGCGCCGACGACCTCGCCGGCGGGATCATCGACGCCGCGATGAAGAAGGTGCCCCAGCTCGATCGCGCCGAGGTCGTGGACGTGATGATGGGCGCCGTCAGCCAGACCCGCGAGCAGGGGATGAACGTGGCGCGCAACGCCGCCGCGCTCGGCGGCCTGCCGGACACCGTGCCGGGCACGACCGTGAACAGGGGCTGCGGCTCGTCGCTGCAGACCATTCGCATGGCTCACCAGGCGATCGCGACCGGCGAGGGTCACGCGTTCGTGGCGGCGGGCGTCGAGAGCGTGAGCCGCGTCGCGGGCTTCTATGAAGAGGACGCGATGAATCCTCGGTTCCTGGACCGGAGTCTTCCGAATTACATCAACGACATGTACATCCCCATGGGACAGACCGCCGAGAACGTCGCCGCCAAGTGGGGACTGTCTCGCCGCGAGCTCGACGACTTCGCACTGCTCTCGCAGCAGCGTGCCGCCAAGGCCATCGCCGATGGCTTCTACGCTCGAGAGATCACCCCGGTCACACTGCCCGACGGCTCGATCGTCGACCGCGATGACTGCCCGCGCCCGGAGACCACCCTCGAGGGCCTCGCGTCGCTCAAGCCCTCCTTCCGCGAGGATGGCGTGGTCACCGCGGGCAACTCGTGCCCGCTCAACGACGGAGCTGCCGCCGTGGTCGTCATGTCGGACGTCCGCGCCAAGGAGCTCGGGATCACGCCGCTGGCGCGGATCATCGGATCAGCGGTCACGGGTCTTGCACCCGAGATCATGGGCGTGGGCCCGATCAAGGCTGTCGGGGAGCTTCTGGACCGCCACAAGATGTCCATCAAGGACGTCGACGTCGTCGAGCTCAACGAGGCCTTCGCCGCTCAGGTGCTGCCGATCTGCGCCGAGCTGGGCATCTCGGTCGAGGACCAGCTCAACCCCCACGGGGGCTCGATCGCCGTGGGACACCCGTTCGGCATGACAGGTGCTCGCATCATGAACACCCTGATCAACGACCTGCAGACCCTGGACAAGCAGATCGGGATCGAGACCATGTGTGTCGGCGGCGGAATGGGTATCGCCATGATGATCGAACGCCTGTCCTGA